A genomic segment from Phycisphaerae bacterium encodes:
- a CDS encoding DUF3857 domain-containing protein produces the protein MSKYNGRVSAFLLAALLVGPAVPLSFSADAQKAPVADAVIEQWQQHWTIEADGSVRRREVQRVKLMNTRPIRRFADPRIDFRGGSEEVIIHEAKTIAPDGRTLDVPDYSRNLAGPGDTAGWPAYADWQQLVVSFSGIEPGAVLVLDYEVTSPPGGWMFPGDNIRLDDEYPIEHREVSVTVPSGTPLQFVQGDTGCAWSRQHRSEADGRTTYEWEWSDIEPVHVEPQSVPGVEEGARLVFTTAPDDRSFVTALLETVESAAKADEALRAFVDKATKDELGDEARVRRIVEVLGKRFSVVGASRLWRNPSCRPAAEIFRANYGHPLEAAALLAAAIKALDVPVSVKLLANDDLWNPAAPSFEALESVVVAARVGDETHYFDIRHGEWHRTPQNRNLALLTIDDNGDVDQGALATDDADPSTLDIRGAIALSKDGTAKGTLVLALSGVFVDPGKIDDTDGQRSTLARYVHSVLSGFEIGEIAVKELSPGTLRASVEVSTKEPLSVLDKVRVLRLGTGPAHLAAVPLPLEVSERSGDVQLADAFGEEILLRIELPKGASPVIVPAAMDYSAALPGGRMSSTDHSADFTVRQDVRVEDGVVTWHRKIASGSDRIPANVYSPGVRNVMNDLRTDASLVLAIAE, from the coding sequence ATGAGTAAGTACAACGGCCGCGTAAGTGCGTTTCTACTGGCGGCATTGCTCGTTGGGCCGGCCGTCCCGCTTTCATTCAGCGCCGATGCACAGAAGGCTCCGGTTGCCGACGCTGTCATCGAGCAGTGGCAGCAACATTGGACGATCGAAGCTGACGGTTCCGTTCGACGGCGTGAAGTTCAGCGGGTGAAGCTGATGAATACGCGGCCGATCCGTCGGTTCGCCGATCCGCGCATCGACTTCCGGGGTGGGTCCGAGGAAGTCATAATTCACGAAGCGAAGACGATTGCGCCGGACGGGCGGACGCTGGACGTCCCTGACTATTCGCGCAATCTCGCCGGTCCGGGCGATACCGCAGGCTGGCCCGCCTACGCCGACTGGCAGCAGCTTGTCGTTTCCTTCAGCGGCATCGAGCCCGGAGCGGTGCTGGTGCTGGATTATGAAGTCACATCCCCGCCCGGAGGGTGGATGTTTCCGGGCGACAACATCCGCCTGGACGATGAATATCCGATCGAACATCGGGAGGTAAGCGTTACGGTGCCCTCGGGCACGCCGCTCCAATTCGTGCAGGGCGACACGGGTTGTGCGTGGAGCCGGCAGCATCGCAGTGAAGCCGACGGGCGGACGACGTATGAATGGGAATGGTCGGACATTGAGCCGGTCCACGTGGAGCCTCAGTCTGTTCCGGGAGTAGAGGAAGGAGCCCGGCTCGTCTTCACGACCGCACCGGACGACCGATCGTTCGTGACGGCGCTGCTCGAGACCGTAGAGTCGGCGGCGAAGGCCGATGAGGCACTTCGGGCGTTCGTGGACAAGGCGACAAAAGACGAGCTTGGTGACGAGGCGCGTGTGCGGCGGATTGTCGAGGTGCTCGGCAAGCGGTTCAGTGTCGTGGGTGCGTCGCGGCTCTGGAGGAATCCGAGTTGTCGACCGGCGGCGGAGATCTTTCGCGCCAACTACGGCCATCCGCTCGAGGCGGCGGCATTGCTCGCCGCGGCGATCAAGGCATTGGACGTTCCGGTCTCCGTCAAGCTGCTGGCAAACGACGATCTTTGGAACCCGGCCGCGCCGTCGTTTGAAGCGCTGGAGAGCGTTGTCGTTGCGGCGCGTGTCGGAGATGAGACGCACTACTTTGACATCCGACACGGCGAATGGCACCGCACGCCGCAGAACCGGAATCTCGCGTTGCTCACGATCGATGACAACGGCGATGTGGATCAGGGGGCTCTTGCCACCGATGACGCGGATCCCAGCACATTGGATATTCGCGGAGCGATTGCCTTGTCGAAGGACGGCACCGCCAAAGGGACCCTGGTCCTGGCGCTTTCGGGGGTCTTCGTCGATCCCGGGAAAATCGATGATACGGACGGCCAGCGGTCGACCTTGGCGCGGTACGTCCATAGTGTGCTGTCCGGTTTCGAAATCGGGGAGATCGCGGTGAAGGAGCTCTCCCCCGGAACGCTGCGGGCATCGGTGGAGGTTTCCACCAAGGAGCCTCTTTCTGTGCTCGACAAGGTCCGCGTGCTCCGACTCGGCACGGGTCCGGCGCATCTTGCCGCGGTTCCTTTGCCGCTGGAGGTCTCTGAGCGGAGCGGGGACGTGCAGTTGGCCGACGCCTTCGGCGAAGAAATTCTGCTGCGGATCGAGCTGCCCAAGGGGGCATCGCCGGTGATCGTTCCGGCTGCGATGGACTACTCGGCCGCGCTGCCCGGCGGGCGGATGTCGTCGACGGACCACTCGGCGGACTTCACGGTTCGACAGGACGTGCGAGTCGAAGACGGCGTCGTGACCTGGCACCGGAAGATCGCATCCGGTTCGGACCGGATTCCGGCCAATGTGTACTCGCCCGGCGTGCGCAACGTGATGAACGACCTTCGCACGGACGCGAGCCTGGTTCTGGCGATCGCGGAGTAG
- a CDS encoding DUF368 domain-containing protein, with product MTRIDTIPAEALPSPLKPVPILRTSIAGVLMGLANLVPGISGGTMIVVMGLYDTFIDSVADAARLRFTRRSLLFLGLLVMVVALTIVLLSGAVVRLVTLHQSAMYALFIGLTLGGAPQLTGMIGGKPASAIAGVVVGFGLMVLIATTGPESVDRAAIKEAVAAGTLVVQPSYARDFFAGVLGMSAMVLPGVSGAYMLLVLGRYETILASISLAKSWVLSAGREGDVAAIFGVIIPTAIGAALSLVGFSNLLKWLLHRHRRPTLGVLLGILLGSVVGIWPFDATSTGADFATGAGLAVVGFLTTLGLSRISA from the coding sequence ATGACTCGAATCGATACAATCCCCGCCGAGGCCCTTCCGTCCCCCCTCAAGCCCGTCCCGATCCTGCGCACCTCGATCGCCGGAGTCCTCATGGGACTTGCCAATCTCGTCCCCGGGATCTCCGGCGGGACGATGATCGTGGTCATGGGTCTCTACGACACCTTCATCGATAGCGTCGCCGATGCCGCGCGGCTGCGGTTCACCCGCCGAAGTCTGCTCTTCCTGGGCCTGTTGGTGATGGTTGTGGCGCTCACCATCGTTCTCCTTTCGGGAGCGGTTGTGCGGCTGGTCACCCTCCATCAGAGCGCCATGTACGCCCTGTTCATCGGCCTGACACTGGGCGGCGCGCCCCAGCTGACCGGTATGATCGGTGGCAAGCCTGCTTCGGCGATCGCAGGCGTCGTCGTCGGATTCGGACTCATGGTGCTGATCGCCACCACCGGACCGGAGTCCGTGGACCGCGCGGCGATCAAGGAAGCGGTGGCGGCCGGAACCCTGGTTGTCCAACCCAGTTATGCCAGGGATTTCTTTGCTGGAGTGCTGGGGATGTCGGCCATGGTCCTGCCTGGTGTTTCCGGCGCCTACATGCTGCTCGTCCTCGGACGATACGAAACGATTCTGGCGTCGATCTCACTGGCCAAGAGCTGGGTGCTCTCCGCCGGTCGGGAAGGCGACGTCGCGGCCATATTCGGCGTGATCATCCCCACGGCCATCGGCGCGGCGCTTAGCCTGGTCGGATTCTCCAACCTCCTCAAATGGCTGCTGCACCGGCATCGGCGACCGACCCTCGGAGTCCTGTTGGGCATCCTGCTGGGCTCCGTCGTGGGAATCTGGCCGTTTGACGCCACCAGCACTGGTGCGGACTTCGCCACCGGCGCCGGACTTGCCGTTGTCGGCTTCCTGACCACGCTCGGACTTTCGCGGATCAGCGCCTGA